A stretch of Sebastes fasciatus isolate fSebFas1 chromosome 19, fSebFas1.pri, whole genome shotgun sequence DNA encodes these proteins:
- the dolk gene encoding dolichol kinase, whose product MRSSILSLPASLHPAAMLIDPVLVESSVVLAVLLCVHMVVWNQHSWGSIALFIQAFYVQHKWDRLLRSGGAVFQFRPAANSGIVSASMVMPLLGLVLKEKCSASGNVFFERFSMVVTVTGMMLALFLSLIALGITRPVPTNTCVIAGLAGSAILYTTKQTLTVSEVIEVLEVLLIFVYLSLIVLYLLPRCFTPGEALLIVGGISFIVNQLIKRSLNLAEVKGDPVNYFLPVVVVGSLLLGVFFALLFCFMESETWVSSLFFHMMTAVLGLGILMPWLSLFIGRHPIMWLLDFVTLNNRRLCLLGYWAFLAVVATCVVLHQNYQRQSGSKKYQASTVVRKYFHLIVAATYVPGLIYDRQLLHVASVGALAIFLFLEYVRYFRIRPLGQLLRQLLTLFLDERDSGPLILTHVYLLLGMSLPIWLFPGPCAPKGILPGAGGLVPYAGVLAVGVGDTVASVFGSTMGEIRWPGTKKTMEGTATSVFAQIIAVAVFLIFDGSINLNSTYSWIVGSITLVAMLEAYTSQIDNLLLPLYLFILLLL is encoded by the coding sequence ATGAGATCAAGCATCCTCTCCCTCCCTGCGAGCCTCCACCCTGCAGCCATGCTGATCGACCCCGTGCTCGTGGAGTCCTCCGTGGTGTTGGCTGTGTTGCTGTGCGTCCACATGGTGGTGTGGAACCAGCACTCGTGGGGCAGCATAGCCCTCTTCATCCAGGCGTTCTACGTGCAGCACAAATGGGACCGTCTGCTCAGGTCGGGGGGCGCCGTGTTCCAGTTCCGTCCCGCGGCGAACAGCGGCATCGTCTCGGCCTCCATGGTGATGCCTCTGCTGGGCCTGGTGCTGAAAGAAAAGTGCTCTGCCTCAGGGAATGTCTTCTTTGAGCGCTTCTCCATGGTGGTCACCGTCACGGGCATGATGCTGGCTCTGTTTCTCTCGTTGATCGCGCTGGGCATCACGAGACCCGTACCCACCAACACTTGCGTCATCGCAGGCCTGGCCGGCAGCGCTATTCTCTACACGACCAAACAGACGCTGACGGTGTCTGAGGTCATCGAGGTCTTGGAGGTACTGTTGATCTTCGTTTATCTCAGCCTGATTGTGCTTTACCTGCTGCCACGCTGCTTCACACCCGGAGAGGCGCTCCTCATCGTCGGCGGAATCAGTTTCATCGTCAACCAGCTCATCAAGCGCTCCCTGAACCTGGCAGAGGTCAAAGGTGATCCGGTGAACTATTTCCTGCCGGTCGTAGTGGTGGGCTCTCTGTTGCTGGGTGTTTTCTTTGCCCTGCTCTTCTGCTTCATGGAGTCCGAGACCTGGGTGTCGTCACTTTTCTTTCACATGATGACGGCCGTTCTGGGTCTGGGAATCCTCATGCCGTGGCTCTCCCTGTTCATTGGCCGGCACCCCATCATGTGGCTGTTGGATTTTGTAACACTAAATAACAGGAGACTTTGTCTGCTGGGGTACTGGGCGTTTCTGGCTGTTGTGGCCACTTGTGTTGTGTTACACCAGAACTACCAGCGCCAGTCCGGCTCCAAGAAGTACCAGGCCTCCACTGTTGTCAGGAAGTACTTCCATCTGATTGTCGCGGCCACATATGTTCCAGGACTGATATACGACAGGCAGCTGCTTCACGTGGCGTCCGTGGGTGCCTTGGCGATTTTCTTGTTCTTGGAGTACGTGCGTTACTTTCGGATCAGGCCGCTGGGTCAGCTGCTCAGGCAGCTGCTCACCTTGTTCCTGGATGAGCGGGACTCTGGGCCTCTTATCCTGACCCACGTTTACCTGCTGCTAGGCATGTCCCTACCCATATGGCTGTTCCCCGGGCCCTGCGCTCCGAAGGGGATACTTCCCGGTGCAGGCGGCCTGGTGCCTTACGCGGGCGTGCTGGCCGTGGGGGTCGGAGACACCGTGGCGTCTGTGTTCGGCAGCACCATGGGGGAGATCCGCTGGCCCGGCACAAAGAAAACCATGGAGGGCACCGCGACGTCGGTGTTCGCCCAGATCATCGCCGTGGCAGTGTTTCTCATCTTTGATGGGAGCATCAATCTGAACTCCACCTACTCGTGGATCGTTGGCTCCATCACTCTGGTGGCCATGCTGGAAGCCTACACCTCCCAAATAGACAACCTCCTACTCCCACTCTACCTCTTCATCCTGCTGTTGCTTTGA